CGGACGGAACCGCGATGAACTGGGTGAGCGGGACGTCGAAGAGCCGCCGGACGAAGGTGCCCACGTCCGTGTCATCCACGCTGGTCGCGCTGTGCAGCACGCACTGGGCGAGCGCGCGCTCCAGCTCGCCCGCCGACTGGTGGCGGGCGTCCGGATCGCGCTCGAGCGCGGTGCACACCACGCGGTCCAGCTCCTCGGGCACGTCCGGGTTGAGGCGGGCCGGCCGGGCGATGACGCTCTCCTGCACCGCCCGGAGCACGGCCATCTCCGAGTCCCCGTCGAACAGCTTGCCGCCGGTGAGCATCTCCCAGAGCACCACACCGAGCGCGAAGACGTCCGTGCGCGCGTCCACCTCTTCCCCGCGCGCCTGCTCCGGGGACATGTACGCGAACTTGCCCTTGAGCACGCCCGGCTGGGTCAGCTTGTTGCTGGCCTTGGCGATGCCGAAGTCGGTGAGCTTCACCGCGCCGTCGTAGGACAGCAGCACGTTGTGCGGGGTGACGTCGCGGTGCACCAGGTGCACCAGCTCCCCATCCGAGGACTTGAGCCGGTGCGCGTAGTGCAGCCCGGCCGCCACCTGCGCGCCGATGTGCGCCACCAGCACGGGAGGCACGGAGATGCCCTTCTCCCGGCAGCGCTTGCGCAGCTCCCACAGCGAGCAGCCACGCACGTACTCCATGGCCAGGTAGTACGAGTCCTCGTGCTTGGCGAAGTCGAAGATCTGCACCACGTTGGCGTGGTTGAGCCCCGAGGCCAGCCGCGCCTCGGCGATGAACATCTGCACGAAGCTCTCGTCGTCCGACAGGAACGAGCGCACGCGCTTGATGACGACTTCCTTCTCGAAGCCCTCGGCGCCCGTGGAGGTGGCCAGATAGATCTCGGCCATCCCGCCCTCGGCGAGCTTGCGCTTGACGACGTACTTGCCGATGGGGGTGCCTGCTTCGAGTGTCACGGCGGAGATCCTGGAGAACGAGCTAGAACTTCACGACCACTCGGGTGTGGCTGTTGGCCTTCACCTCGACCCGCTGGGTACGCGTCCCCAGTTCCGGGTTCGAGAACTTGCACTCATACACACCGACGTTGAGCGGAACGTCCGGCAGCGGCGTGGTCCCCAGGTTGCGCCCCCCACAGGACACCTCGGCCCAGGGGGTGACCGCGAAGCGCACCGTGCCCCGGCGCGACTCCTGCTGGGACACGCGCTCCACCGTGCCGGGGGCCGCGCTCGGGGCGAGCCGCTCGGGCTCCGGCTTCTGCTCTTCCCTGGGCGCGGGCGAGGGCGTGGTGGCCACCACGGTCTTGGGCTCCTCCCGGGAGGGCGCGGGTTGCTCGGGAGCGGGGGGTGAGGGCCGCGCCGGAGCGGGAGTCGTCACGGGGGCCACCGCCACCGGAGCGCGCTCCGTGTGCAGGGCGAACCACCCGCCCAGGCCCACGCCCACGATGAGACCGGCGCCCACCGCTAGCAGTGCGAGCCGGTACGGCTTCCGGGGCTCCTGGGCGGAAGGCGGCACGGCCGGCTGACGAGAACGGCTCGACCTCGGCGCCAGGGTCTTCTCGGGGTCCGAGGCCTCCGAATGCGACTCCTCCGCGACCTCGGGCTGCGGGGTCCTGCGCCGGTTGGCCTTCTCGGGGGCGTAGGAGCGCGGCTCCTCCCCGAGCTCGGGCGCCGGAGCACGGCGGATGTCCAGGGTGCGCCGGGGCTCCAGGGCCTTGCGCTCGGAGGAGCCTCGCGGATCCCTCCGGCTCGGGGTGCGCAGCGAAGGCCGCTCCGGCGGCTGCACCTGTGTCTCCACCCGGCGCGGCGCCGCCATCGTCTCGACACCGGACTTCTCGGGGGCCTTCTCGGGCGACCTGCCAGCACCGGCGGGCGAGGCGCCATCGGCATCCTCCACCAGCACATCCCCCAGCCGGGCCTCCTCGGCCAGCCGCGCGGCGTACAGCTCCTTCATGAAGGCCGCCACGTGCGCCGTGGACGACGGCAGCTGGTGGGCCAGCAGCCAGTCCTCCAGCGCCAGCTGCAGCTGCAGCGCCTCCGCGTACCGGTCCTCCGGCTTGCGCGTCAGCGCCTTCATGACGAGGGGATCCAGGTCCTTGGGCACCCGCGGGTTGATCTGCGAGGGCGGGAGGATCTCGCAATCCGCCACCGCCTGCAGCGTGGCCATGTCCGTGAGGCGCTTGAAGAGGCGCATCCCGGTGAGCAGCTCGTAGAGCACCACGCCCAGGGCGAAGATGTCCGTGCGGCAGTCCAGGTTCTTCTGCCCGGCGGCCTGCTCCGGCGACATGTACGAGTACTTGCCCTTGAGCACTCCCGAGCGCGTCACGGTGGCCTGGTCCGCCGCCTTGGCGATGCCGAAGTCCACCACCTTCACCCGCCCCTCGAACGTCAGGAGGATGTTCTGCGGGGAGATGTCCCGGTGGACGATCCCCAGCGGCTTGCCCTGGGCGTCCTTCTGCTTGTGCGCATGGTCCAGGCCCGCGCAGGCCTCGATCATGATGCGGCACACCAGCGGCACCGGAATCAGCTGGCCGCTGCGCTCCGCCCGCTTCCACACGCGCCGCAAGTCCTCGCCGTGGATGTACTCCATGGCGATGAAGAAGGTGTCGTCCTGGGCCCCCAGGTCGTAGATGTCGACGATGTTGGGGTGATCCAACCGGGCGGCGATGCGCGCCTCGTCCAGGAACATCCGGACGAAGTCCCCGTTCTCCGCCAGGTGCGGGAGGATGCGCTTGATGACCAGCAGCTTCTCGAAGCCCTCGGGACCCCGCTGGCGCGCGAGATAGATCTGCGCCATGCCTCCCATGGCGAGCCGCTTGAGGAGCTGGTATTTGCCGTAGTTCTCGTTCGACACGGTGCGACGCGCCCCCCTCGGTACGGCTGTCACGCCGTTCAGGGGGAACACCCGGAGGCGGAAGGGGCCCCGAGCGTAAGCGGCCCGGCCGGGAGGGTCAAACGTCCTGTCGCACTTTTCCCCCGGATGGCCCCCTACGGAGCACTACCCGCCGCGACGGGCAGGGGCCCTGACCTGGCGGGTCTCCCGCATGAGGGCCTCCAGCTCGTCCAGGTGCCGCTGCAGCACGGGCATCAGCAGGGGGGCGGCATCCACCCGGTCGAACAGGTCCAACACCCGGTCCACCTTGCGCTCGATCTCCGCGGCCCGGGCCGTGCTGATGCGGCGCAGGAGCAGATCCACGCCCGCCTCCATGAGCACGCGGGCCACCGCGTCACGGGAGACGAGCGGCTCGTCCTGCCGGCGCTGCCCTCCGCCTTCGATGACACGCAGGCCGCCAGGCGAGCGGGCGGCCGGTGTGGATGAGCGGCGGGTGAGCGGGCGCTCAGAGGTGGAGTTGTCGTCGTGCTGTCGGGAGCTCACCGTCGCCTCCTGCTGCGGGGACGCGCTCAGGGTACTCAGCATGGGGTGCCCTCCAATTTTCCGGTCAACCGCACAGACCGATGCAGAGCTGTAGCACCCGGGGCCGACATGTCCTGTCCGGAGCCGGAATACCGGCCCCGGAGCGCATCCCCACGCCGCGCTGCTCAGCGGCAGGCGCGGCGGTAGTAGACCTCCACCTTCGCGCCCGAAGCGGGCGCCGTGGTGAAGACGACGCTGTTGGTGGCGCCGTCGTAGGTCCATCCACTGGTAACCGGGGAGCCATTCACGCGCACCGCGATGCTGCCGGCGTCTGGCGGCTCGCTGAGCGGGAAGCGGTCCTGGGCCGAGAACGCCTTGGTGGCCACCGAGCGGAGCAGCGGCGCGTAGTCCCCGGCGCACGCGGAGAGCACCTCGCCACCCGTGCGGGAGGCGGCCTCGGCGTAGCGCGTTCCCGCGCCACCCGAGGTGGGGCAACCGGAGGCCGTGGGCGCGATGGCGTAGATGGTCATGCGCTGCGGCTGGTTCTCGCCCTTGCGCGTGCGCAGGAAGCGCACGTAGGTGTCCACGCTGTCGGGCGAGTGGTCGTCCTCGTCGCCCATGAAGACGACCACCAGCGCCGCCTCGTCGCGCAGGAAGCCCAGGTTGCCGTCGTTCCTGGGGGACGTGCGCGGATCATCCGCGTTGTTCACCAGCGGAGGCGACAGGGCACGCCGCACGGCCTCGAAGCCCTGCTCCACCGTGGCGCACTGGCCCACGTTCACGTTCTGCTGAAGCACGGAGGCCAGGCCCGGCGTGCGGTTCGTCAGGATGCGCGGCCGGGTGCCATCCACCGGAACGAAGCGGCCCGCCTCACCGCCCTGCGCCCCACCGGAGCACGCGTTGGAGACCGGATCGATGCCCGTGGTGGTGACCGCGACGTGCAGATCCACGCCCCGGGCCAGCGCCGCGTCGGCGAAGGCGGGCATGGCCGCGACGATCCGCGGCTGCTCCTCCACCATGGACGCCGTGTTGTCCACCACGAAGAGGACGTCCACCTTGGAGCCGTCCTGCTGGATGAACGTGTCCGTCTTGTCCATCCGCTTGGAGGACTCGCCGATGAGCGGGACGAGCAGCGGCACCGGCAGGTCCGACGAGTCCACGAAGAGCGGCGACATGTTCAGCCCGTACACCTGGGCCAGGTAGCCCACCGTCACGGTGAAGCCGTCGTTCGGGTCCAGCGTGAAGGGCGTGGCCGGCGCGTCGTGGAGCTCGAACTCCCCGTCCGTGGTGCCCGCGCCGATGAACACGTTGGACACCGTCACCGGATTGCGGCAGGCGTTGAGGTAGTTCACCTCGCGCGGGGCCGGAGCGCAGTCCGGACGTGACACGCCGTAGTCCACGAAGCGCGGCGAGGCCACCAGACACGCGTTCTGCGAGTGCGCCACCAGCGGCACGCTCACGACCGGGGTGGCGGGATCCGCCGGCTCGAACTGCACCGCCCCCGTGAAGTCCCCCCCCATCACGGGCGCTCGGAAGGCCACCATGTAGCTGAAGTAGTCCCCCGGCCAGATGATGACGCCGTCCAGCGCGCCGCCGGGCAGGCTGAACACCCCGCCCCCGTCCTCGCTCAGGCGGATGTTCTTCACCGCGCAGAGGTCCGTGCCCACGTTGGCCACCTTCACGCCCAGCACCGCGCCGTAGCCCGGCTCCACCGTGCCGAAGTCCACCGTCGCCGGGGTGACGGCCAGCTGGCAGGGCAGGTGCGGCTCCGCCAGGCCCGTGAAGTCCAGCTCCGTGGTGTTGCCCGAGTACACGTCCGTCGTCATCAGCAGCCGGCCCGCCGCGGCGCCCGCGCGCATGGGCTCGTAGAAGACCTTGAAGTGCACCTCTTCACCGGGCAGCAGCCGGTGCGGCAGCGTCAGCGGCGCCACGTTGAACTGCACGTCCGCGTCCGGGTGCCCGTCCGACGAGTGGAACTCGAGCCCGTAGAGGGTGAGCGGCCCCCCGTTGGCGGCACCGCAGTTCTTCACGTTGACGACCACGGGCGTCTTCGAGCCGATCGGCTGGCGCCCGAAGTCATGGGCGACCGGCGACACGCACAGCTCCGCCGCGCCACCAAAGCCGCGCAGCGCGATGTCCGTGGTGGGGTGACGCTTGCTCACCACGTGGAAGAAGGCCATGTCCTCGGCCGGCCCCATGTGGCCCGGGCTGTAGCGCAGCTCCCACGTCCGCGTCTCTCCGCCCTCCAGCACCAGCGGCAGCCCCGGGGCGCCATGGCTGAAGGAGGCATCCCGCCCCTCCAGCTTCAGCTCCGTGATCGTCATGGGCTCGGTGCTGAGGTTGCGCAGGCGCGCCAGCCGGAAGCTGTCCTTGTCCACGGGGATGGAGCCGAAGTCGAGCAGCGGCGGCTCGGCCACCACGGCCTGCTCCAGCGCCTCGGCCGCCACCTGCACCGCCACGTCCGAGCAGCCCTTGCACGGCGACACCGCCAGCGCCACCTGCTTGCGGCCCACCCGTCCCGGCGAGAAGGTGATGGGCACCTCGCGCTGCTCGCCCGGCCCCAGCGTCACCGGGCCCGAGGAGAACTCGTCGCGATCCGCCCCCACCAGCTTGGGCGTCACCTCCACCGGCATGTCCGTGGGGTTGTTGACGGTGAAGGTGAGCGTCTTGGAGGAGTCGGCCTCGATGCGGCCGAAGTCCAGCCGCCGCGGCGTCACGCGCGCCCAGGCGTCCACCCCCATGCCCTGCAGCCGCACGCGGATGAGCGGCTCCTTCTTCGAGTCCGAGCGCACCACCAGCGTGGCCGGCAGCGCTCCCTCGCCCTGCGGCGTGAAGCGCACGCGCAGCGCACAGTCCCCACCCGGAACGAGCGAGTGCGGGCCCTCATGCGTGAAGTCCACCTGCCAGGCTCCGGCAGGGCCCTCCACCCAGGCCTCGTCCACGATGATGCGGGAGCGTCCCACGTTGCGCAGCACCACTTCCGCTTCGCGCCCGTCGAAGATCGCCACCCGCTGGAAGTCCAAACCCCCCGGCGTCGCCGCCAACCTGCCATCGGCGATGGCCGGACGGTCCCGATCGGCACACCCCGTCAGTACCGACAGCACTGCGAGGACACACAGGCCCCAGCGCCTGCTCATGGATCCCATTCCCCTTCCCCACCCCACCCTGCGCCCACCCACCCGGAGCCCACACGAGGAGCCCGGAGGGATCAGGGTGCGAAGCTAGGCACCCACGGTGGGGGGGCAACGTCCACCCCAGTCCCTCCGTCCGGGACAGGCACTCCCCCACGACGCCCACATGTGCCCGTGTCCGCTTCCGGTCGGAACGCCACGACCCGCGGACGAGCGCGGACCGGCACGGCCCTTGCTCTTCTGGGGGTGGAACGGCAACGGAGGGAGGCGTCATGAACGAGCGGCAGATGCGCGACTGGATGAAGGAGAACCTCGGGCGGCTGAAGACCCTGCGCGATGAGATCCGCGTGGACATCCACCTGGCCGGCATGGAGGCCAGGGACAAGTGGAAGGAGCTGGAGCCCGTGGTCCGCGACGCGGAGAAGCTCGCCGAGGAGGTGACGGACGTGTCGCAGCGGGCCATGGAGGAGCTGGTGGAGAAGTTCCGCGGCTTCCGCGAGTCGGTCCGCCAGCACCGGCCGGGTGGGCAGGCGTAGCGAAGGGGCGGCACGCGGCGAGTGCAATTCCTGCGCAACGCCCCGCAAAGAAAGCGGCGAAGGCCGCAAGATGGGGTAAGCCTCGGGTTCCACGCCCCCCCGGGGCCGCGGAGGGAAAGCATGCCGACGGAGTCGCCGCAGAAACGTGAGCCGCGCCACTTCTCGATGATTCGCACCTTCACGCCGGCGGACTTCGTCACGCTGGGCAATGCCTTCTCGGGCGCGGGCTCCATCCTGGCGCAGATGCAGTACCTGGCCACCGGCCTGCCCCACTGGCTGTGGCTGGCCTTCGGACTGCTGCCACTGGCCTTCATCCTCGACGCCCTGGACGGCCGCATCGCGCGCTGGCGCTTCCAGTCCTCGCCGCTGGGGGCGGATCTGGACTCACTCTCGGACGTCATCTCCTTCGGAATGGCACCCGCGGCCCTGGCCTTCGCCATGGGGCTGCGCGGCACGCTGGACGTGATGGTGCTGCTCTACTTCGTGGGCTGCGGCATCAGCCGCCTGGCGCGCTTCAACGTCACCGCGGCCACCCTCTCGGACGGCACGGGCAAGGTGAAGTACTTCGAGGGCACCCCCATCCCCACCAGCCTGGCGCTGGTGATGGTGCTCGCCTTCTTCTTCTGGAAGGGGCGCACCGGGGACACGCTGCCCCTGGGCGTGTGGGACGTGGGTCCGTTCCAGTTCCACCCCATCGTGCTGATCTACTTCGCCAGCGGCAGCGCGATGATCAGCAAGACGCTGCGCATCCCCAAGTTCTGAGGCGGCGCGTCAGTCCTGGTCGGGCTTGGGCATCTGGCCGAAGCCCTGGAAGATGGACTGCACGGTGTTCATCAGGGACATGCGCGACATCTCCCGGACGGCCTGCTCCTCGGGGGACAT
The sequence above is drawn from the Archangium gephyra genome and encodes:
- a CDS encoding CDP-alcohol phosphatidyltransferase family protein yields the protein MPTESPQKREPRHFSMIRTFTPADFVTLGNAFSGAGSILAQMQYLATGLPHWLWLAFGLLPLAFILDALDGRIARWRFQSSPLGADLDSLSDVISFGMAPAALAFAMGLRGTLDVMVLLYFVGCGISRLARFNVTAATLSDGTGKVKYFEGTPIPTSLALVMVLAFFFWKGRTGDTLPLGVWDVGPFQFHPIVLIYFASGSAMISKTLRIPKF
- a CDS encoding serine/threonine protein kinase is translated as MSNENYGKYQLLKRLAMGGMAQIYLARQRGPEGFEKLLVIKRILPHLAENGDFVRMFLDEARIAARLDHPNIVDIYDLGAQDDTFFIAMEYIHGEDLRRVWKRAERSGQLIPVPLVCRIMIEACAGLDHAHKQKDAQGKPLGIVHRDISPQNILLTFEGRVKVVDFGIAKAADQATVTRSGVLKGKYSYMSPEQAAGQKNLDCRTDIFALGVVLYELLTGMRLFKRLTDMATLQAVADCEILPPSQINPRVPKDLDPLVMKALTRKPEDRYAEALQLQLALEDWLLAHQLPSSTAHVAAFMKELYAARLAEEARLGDVLVEDADGASPAGAGRSPEKAPEKSGVETMAAPRRVETQVQPPERPSLRTPSRRDPRGSSERKALEPRRTLDIRRAPAPELGEEPRSYAPEKANRRRTPQPEVAEESHSEASDPEKTLAPRSSRSRQPAVPPSAQEPRKPYRLALLAVGAGLIVGVGLGGWFALHTERAPVAVAPVTTPAPARPSPPAPEQPAPSREEPKTVVATTPSPAPREEQKPEPERLAPSAAPGTVERVSQQESRRGTVRFAVTPWAEVSCGGRNLGTTPLPDVPLNVGVYECKFSNPELGTRTQRVEVKANSHTRVVVKF
- a CDS encoding choice-of-anchor D domain-containing protein, giving the protein MSRRWGLCVLAVLSVLTGCADRDRPAIADGRLAATPGGLDFQRVAIFDGREAEVVLRNVGRSRIIVDEAWVEGPAGAWQVDFTHEGPHSLVPGGDCALRVRFTPQGEGALPATLVVRSDSKKEPLIRVRLQGMGVDAWARVTPRRLDFGRIEADSSKTLTFTVNNPTDMPVEVTPKLVGADRDEFSSGPVTLGPGEQREVPITFSPGRVGRKQVALAVSPCKGCSDVAVQVAAEALEQAVVAEPPLLDFGSIPVDKDSFRLARLRNLSTEPMTITELKLEGRDASFSHGAPGLPLVLEGGETRTWELRYSPGHMGPAEDMAFFHVVSKRHPTTDIALRGFGGAAELCVSPVAHDFGRQPIGSKTPVVVNVKNCGAANGGPLTLYGLEFHSSDGHPDADVQFNVAPLTLPHRLLPGEEVHFKVFYEPMRAGAAAGRLLMTTDVYSGNTTELDFTGLAEPHLPCQLAVTPATVDFGTVEPGYGAVLGVKVANVGTDLCAVKNIRLSEDGGGVFSLPGGALDGVIIWPGDYFSYMVAFRAPVMGGDFTGAVQFEPADPATPVVSVPLVAHSQNACLVASPRFVDYGVSRPDCAPAPREVNYLNACRNPVTVSNVFIGAGTTDGEFELHDAPATPFTLDPNDGFTVTVGYLAQVYGLNMSPLFVDSSDLPVPLLVPLIGESSKRMDKTDTFIQQDGSKVDVLFVVDNTASMVEEQPRIVAAMPAFADAALARGVDLHVAVTTTGIDPVSNACSGGAQGGEAGRFVPVDGTRPRILTNRTPGLASVLQQNVNVGQCATVEQGFEAVRRALSPPLVNNADDPRTSPRNDGNLGFLRDEAALVVVFMGDEDDHSPDSVDTYVRFLRTRKGENQPQRMTIYAIAPTASGCPTSGGAGTRYAEAASRTGGEVLSACAGDYAPLLRSVATKAFSAQDRFPLSEPPDAGSIAVRVNGSPVTSGWTYDGATNSVVFTTAPASGAKVEVYYRRACR